The Pseudomonas berkeleyensis genome includes a region encoding these proteins:
- a CDS encoding methyltransferase family protein codes for MDVLENRIPPVVVAALFGVLMWLAAYHLPGALALPIEWRVGLALTVLLVGAFICLAGVASFRQASTTVNPLQPETASALVSSGIYRYTRNPMYLGFATVLLAWSILLGSPVSVLGVLGFVLFMNRFQISPEERALANLFGNDFEQYCRTVRRWL; via the coding sequence ATGGACGTACTGGAAAATCGCATACCCCCGGTAGTGGTCGCAGCCCTGTTCGGCGTGCTGATGTGGTTGGCGGCCTACCACCTGCCAGGGGCGCTGGCGTTGCCCATCGAGTGGCGCGTCGGCCTCGCGCTCACGGTCTTGCTGGTGGGCGCCTTCATCTGCCTGGCAGGTGTTGCCTCCTTCCGCCAGGCCAGCACCACGGTCAACCCGCTGCAACCAGAAACGGCATCGGCACTGGTCAGTTCGGGCATCTATCGTTACACGCGCAACCCCATGTACCTGGGCTTCGCGACGGTCTTGCTGGCCTGGTCGATTCTGCTGGGCTCGCCGGTTTCAGTGTTGGGCGTGCTGGGCTTCGTACTGTTCATGAACCGCTTTCAGATCAGCCCGGAGGAACGCGCCCTGGCCAACCTCTTCGGCAACGACTTCGAACAGTACTGCCGCACGGTAAGGCGCTGGCTCTAA
- a CDS encoding LasR-specific antiactivator QslA: MIELQRYLTHLPAHDGQPAADFGWSADCQASFGHGVQTAQAWLDDANSGWLWANLLLERQLYPPGAQRHAFELGFLSRIHQRLCSPLGGDHRAKRTEFKL; this comes from the coding sequence ATGATTGAGTTGCAACGGTACCTCACTCACCTGCCTGCTCATGACGGGCAACCGGCTGCCGACTTCGGTTGGAGCGCAGATTGCCAGGCGAGCTTCGGTCACGGCGTGCAAACCGCGCAGGCCTGGCTGGATGACGCCAACAGCGGCTGGCTATGGGCCAATCTGCTGCTGGAGCGCCAGCTGTACCCGCCGGGTGCTCAGCGCCATGCCTTCGAGCTGGGCTTTCTCAGCCGTATCCACCAGCGTCTGTGCTCCCCCTTGGGTGGCGATCACAGGGCAAAGCGCACGGAGTTCAAGCTGTAG
- the tauB gene encoding taurine ABC transporter ATP-binding subunit, whose product MALLELEHISAQYPGAANAVLSDLSFNLGPEQLLVALGPSGSGKTTLLNLIAGFVSPSAGRISLDGKPVAGPGAERGVVFQDDALLPWQNVLENVAFGLQLAGVGRAEREAKARELLALVDLAGFEQRRIWELSGGQKQRVGLARALTADPRVLLMDEPFGALDAFTREQMQELLLQVWQRTHKPVFLITHDIEEAVFLASDLVLLAPNPGRIVEHLRLDFGRRYAAGESARAIKSDPAFIETREHVLAQVFAQRQGSRT is encoded by the coding sequence ATGGCCCTACTCGAACTGGAGCACATCAGCGCACAGTACCCGGGCGCCGCCAACGCGGTGTTGAGCGACCTGTCCTTCAACCTCGGCCCCGAGCAACTGCTGGTCGCACTCGGTCCCTCCGGCAGCGGCAAGACCACCCTGCTCAACCTGATCGCCGGCTTCGTCTCTCCCAGCGCCGGGCGCATCAGCCTCGATGGCAAGCCCGTCGCGGGGCCTGGTGCAGAGCGTGGCGTGGTGTTTCAGGACGACGCCCTGCTGCCCTGGCAGAACGTGCTGGAGAACGTCGCCTTCGGCCTGCAGCTGGCCGGCGTGGGTCGTGCCGAGCGTGAGGCCAAGGCACGCGAACTGCTCGCACTGGTCGACCTGGCCGGCTTCGAGCAACGCCGTATCTGGGAACTCTCCGGCGGGCAGAAACAACGCGTGGGCCTGGCCCGCGCACTCACCGCCGACCCGCGTGTGCTGCTGATGGACGAACCCTTCGGTGCCCTCGACGCCTTCACCCGCGAGCAGATGCAGGAGCTGCTGCTGCAGGTCTGGCAGCGTACGCACAAACCGGTATTTCTGATCACCCACGACATCGAGGAAGCCGTATTCCTCGCCAGTGACCTGGTGCTGCTGGCCCCCAACCCCGGGCGCATCGTCGAGCACCTGCGGCTGGACTTCGGCCGCCGCTATGCCGCTGGCGAAAGCGCCCGTGCGATCAAGTCCGACCCCGCCTTCATCGAAACCCGCGAGCACGTACTCGCCCAGGTCTTTGCCCAACGGCAAGGGAGCCGCACATGA
- the tauD gene encoding taurine dioxygenase: MTLHITPLSPALGAQVSGIDLRQPLTASLRQQVEDALLQYQVLFFREQPIEPQQQAALAAQFGDLHIHPLYPNVPEQPEILVLDTAVTDVRDNAIWHTDVSFLQTPALGAVLAAKQLPPYGGDTLWASSSAAYDALSQPLKQLLDGLTATHDFTRSFPLERFGNTPEALAHYHEVQRTHPPVVHPVIRTHPVTGRKGLFVNDGFTNRINELEAAESDALLRFLFAHATRPEFTIRWRWQENDVAFWDNRITQHYAVDDYRPQRRVMHRATVLGDRPR, translated from the coding sequence ATGACCCTGCATATCACCCCGCTCAGCCCGGCACTCGGCGCCCAGGTCAGCGGTATCGACCTGCGCCAGCCCCTCACCGCCAGCCTGCGCCAGCAAGTCGAAGACGCCCTGCTGCAATACCAGGTGCTGTTCTTCCGCGAGCAGCCCATCGAGCCACAACAGCAGGCTGCACTCGCCGCCCAGTTCGGTGACCTGCACATCCACCCGCTCTACCCCAACGTGCCCGAGCAACCTGAAATCCTCGTGCTCGACACCGCCGTGACCGACGTGCGCGACAACGCCATCTGGCACACCGACGTCAGCTTTCTGCAAACCCCGGCCCTCGGCGCGGTACTCGCCGCCAAGCAATTACCGCCCTACGGCGGCGACACCCTGTGGGCCAGCAGCAGCGCCGCCTATGACGCTCTGTCGCAGCCGCTGAAGCAATTGCTCGACGGCCTCACCGCCACCCATGACTTCACCCGTTCCTTCCCGCTGGAGCGCTTCGGCAATACGCCCGAAGCCCTGGCGCACTACCACGAGGTGCAACGCACCCACCCGCCCGTGGTACACCCGGTGATCCGCACCCACCCGGTTACCGGGCGCAAGGGTCTGTTCGTCAACGACGGCTTCACCAATCGCATCAACGAACTGGAAGCGGCCGAAAGCGACGCCCTGCTGCGCTTTCTCTTCGCCCACGCCACCCGCCCGGAATTCACCATCCGCTGGCGCTGGCAGGAGAACGATGTGGCCTTCTGGGACAACCGCATCACCCAGCACTACGCCGTCGACGACTACCGACCGCAACGGCGGGTGATGCATCGGGCGACGGTGTTGGGGGACAGGCCGAGGTAG
- a CDS encoding nickel/cobalt efflux protein RcnA: MSSFAELLQQGAAHAWLYFPTAILLGALHGLEPGHSKTMMAAFIIAIRGSVKQAVVLGLAATVSHTAVVWLVALGGMYLGQNLDAETTEPYFQLASAVIIVAISLWMFWRTWRGERMWRFEQDDHHHADETHQLDTGHGRVELSIFEDGVPPRWRLRALTGHAWSADQVSVLTTRCDGQTHPFRFVDRGGYLESLDAIPEPHAFTARLSLGHAGHSHDYDLSFHEHDHAHADRDGLELPQADYEDAHARAHANDIRKRFSSRNVTTGQVMLFGLTGGLIPCPAAITVLLLCLQVKEVALGAVLVMCFSIGLALTLVSVGVAAAIGARQASSRWPWLNSVARRAPYLSSALIIAVGVYVGWHGWIGLTG; this comes from the coding sequence ATGTCGAGCTTCGCCGAATTGCTGCAGCAGGGAGCAGCGCACGCCTGGCTTTATTTCCCCACGGCTATCCTGCTCGGTGCCCTGCATGGCCTGGAGCCAGGGCATTCGAAAACGATGATGGCCGCCTTCATCATCGCCATTCGCGGCAGCGTGAAGCAGGCCGTTGTGCTTGGCCTGGCTGCCACCGTCTCGCATACGGCCGTGGTCTGGCTGGTGGCACTGGGCGGTATGTACCTCGGCCAGAATCTCGACGCCGAGACCACCGAGCCATACTTCCAGCTCGCGTCGGCGGTGATCATCGTCGCCATCTCCCTGTGGATGTTCTGGCGCACCTGGCGTGGCGAACGGATGTGGCGTTTCGAACAGGACGACCATCACCATGCAGACGAAACGCACCAGCTCGACACCGGCCACGGGCGTGTCGAGCTGTCGATCTTCGAGGACGGCGTTCCGCCACGCTGGCGACTGCGTGCACTGACTGGCCATGCCTGGTCGGCTGACCAGGTCAGCGTGCTCACGACCCGCTGCGACGGTCAGACCCATCCGTTCCGCTTCGTCGACCGAGGCGGCTATCTGGAGTCGCTGGACGCGATTCCTGAGCCACACGCATTCACCGCACGCCTGAGCCTGGGGCACGCAGGCCATTCACATGACTATGACCTGAGCTTCCATGAGCATGACCACGCCCACGCGGATAGGGATGGTCTGGAGCTGCCGCAGGCGGACTACGAGGATGCCCATGCGCGTGCGCATGCCAACGATATCCGTAAGCGCTTCAGCAGTCGTAACGTCACGACCGGCCAGGTGATGCTGTTCGGCCTGACCGGCGGGCTCATTCCCTGTCCGGCCGCCATCACCGTGTTGTTGCTATGCCTGCAAGTCAAAGAAGTTGCCCTGGGCGCCGTGCTGGTGATGTGTTTCAGCATCGGGCTGGCGCTGACACTGGTCAGCGTTGGTGTCGCAGCCGCCATCGGCGCCAGGCAGGCGTCCAGTCGATGGCCCTGGTTGAACAGCGTGGCGCGGCGTGCGCCTTATCTCTCCAGTGCACTGATCATCGCCGTAGGGGTCTACGTCGGTTGGCATGGCTGGATTGGGCTGACAGGGTAG
- the tauC gene encoding taurine ABC transporter permease TauC, producing MSSYEYLYAKTPEEQRAVKPRRELSLLTISSLSIASLLWLWWAVTTAGLIEPLFLPSPQAVLARGWQLLGEGYMNASLWQHLGASLGRIGLGLLAAVLTAVPLGIAIGRHRIARGIFDPLIEFYRPIPPLAYLPLIVIWCGIGELSKVLLIYLAIFAPVAIATATGVRNVDPTKLRAAQSLGATQAQLIRHVILPSALPDILTGIRIGLGVGWSTLVAAELIAATEGLGFMVQSAAQFLVTDVVILGILVIALIAFALELGLRALQRKLVPWHGQAH from the coding sequence ATGAGCAGCTACGAATACCTCTACGCCAAGACGCCCGAAGAACAGCGCGCGGTGAAACCGCGTCGTGAGCTGAGCCTGCTGACCATCAGCAGCCTGAGCATCGCCAGCCTGCTCTGGCTGTGGTGGGCAGTGACCACCGCCGGGCTGATCGAGCCCCTGTTCCTGCCCAGCCCGCAAGCCGTGCTCGCCCGCGGCTGGCAACTGCTCGGCGAAGGTTACATGAACGCCAGCCTGTGGCAGCACCTGGGCGCCAGCCTCGGGCGCATCGGCCTCGGCCTGCTGGCCGCGGTACTCACCGCCGTGCCGCTGGGCATCGCCATCGGCCGCCACCGCATCGCCCGCGGCATCTTCGACCCGTTGATCGAGTTCTACCGGCCGATCCCACCGCTGGCCTACCTGCCGCTGATCGTCATCTGGTGCGGTATAGGCGAGCTGTCCAAGGTACTGCTGATCTACCTGGCGATCTTCGCCCCGGTGGCCATCGCCACCGCCACCGGCGTGCGCAACGTCGACCCGACCAAACTGCGCGCCGCGCAATCGCTCGGCGCCACGCAGGCGCAGCTGATCCGCCACGTGATCCTGCCCAGCGCCCTGCCGGACATCCTCACCGGCATCCGCATCGGCCTTGGCGTGGGCTGGTCGACCCTGGTCGCCGCCGAGCTGATCGCCGCCACCGAAGGCCTAGGCTTCATGGTGCAGTCGGCGGCGCAGTTTCTGGTCACCGACGTGGTGATCCTCGGCATCCTCGTCATAGCCCTGATCGCCTTTGCCCTGGAACTGGGCCTGCGCGCCCTGCAACGCAAACTGGTGCCATGGCACGGCCAGGCGCATTGA
- a CDS encoding NAD-dependent epimerase/dehydratase family protein produces the protein MVTGANGHLGNTLVRQLLARGQPVRAGVRDPAHSYALQGLGCEVVRAELQDIDALRQSLQGVDVLYQVAAVFKHWAKSPQAEIIEPNVQGTRNILRAAAEAGVRRVVYVSSVAAEGHDGQYLDETVWNDEQRNPYYLSKILSERAAWEAAQAYGISMVTVLPSAIIGPHAERLTDTMGFLAAVLVRKLVLDPDFHFNFVDVRDVADGLIQAAERGRPGQRYILANRESSSLGEVIAALDTLRPGQRLPARAPKVLLLSVAMLQMWRARLTGQPAELLPSQVRMFHGVRQRYCIDKAVDELGYRPRPPQEALRQAFEYLLTR, from the coding sequence ATGGTCACCGGTGCCAACGGGCACCTTGGCAACACCCTGGTTCGGCAGTTGCTCGCCCGTGGCCAGCCGGTACGTGCCGGCGTTCGTGACCCCGCACACAGCTACGCCTTGCAAGGGCTTGGCTGCGAAGTGGTACGCGCGGAGCTACAGGACATCGACGCCCTGCGCCAATCGCTGCAAGGGGTCGATGTGCTGTATCAGGTCGCCGCCGTGTTCAAGCATTGGGCGAAGAGCCCGCAGGCTGAAATCATCGAGCCCAACGTACAGGGCACGCGCAATATCCTGCGCGCCGCCGCCGAGGCCGGCGTGCGCCGTGTCGTCTATGTCAGCTCCGTCGCGGCGGAGGGACACGACGGCCAGTATCTGGATGAAACGGTCTGGAATGACGAGCAGCGCAACCCCTACTACCTCTCCAAGATTCTCTCCGAGCGCGCCGCCTGGGAGGCGGCGCAGGCATACGGCATCTCGATGGTCACGGTATTGCCCTCAGCGATCATCGGCCCCCATGCCGAACGCCTGACCGACACCATGGGTTTTCTCGCCGCCGTGCTGGTCCGCAAACTGGTGCTGGATCCGGATTTCCATTTCAATTTCGTCGATGTGCGGGATGTCGCCGATGGCCTGATTCAAGCCGCCGAGCGAGGTCGCCCTGGCCAGCGCTACATACTCGCCAACCGCGAGTCTTCGTCGTTGGGCGAGGTGATCGCCGCCCTCGATACGCTCCGCCCTGGGCAGCGTCTGCCTGCGCGTGCGCCCAAGGTCTTGCTGCTGTCAGTCGCCATGCTGCAAATGTGGCGTGCACGCCTCACTGGCCAGCCAGCCGAATTGCTGCCCAGCCAGGTGCGCATGTTCCATGGTGTGCGCCAGCGTTATTGCATCGACAAGGCCGTCGACGAGTTGGGCTACCGACCGCGCCCGCCACAGGAGGCCCTCAGGCAGGCGTTCGAGTACCTGCTGACGCGCTGA
- a CDS encoding ABC-three component system middle component 2, which produces MTESTDNNPFNGPLETGVRSLAILTAAFPMAMDLQRLVEMDYLVVHSEDARGPSSLHAPLPLRAGELLVRRGLIESGLKLMVRRGLLSRIASHEGFSYIATDAAQPFISSLTSNYSLMLLDRAKWAYETYGSTPTDEVRKITHRIFRWASEFQALEQRGSE; this is translated from the coding sequence ATGACTGAATCAACAGATAATAACCCTTTCAATGGCCCTTTGGAGACAGGGGTACGTTCTCTAGCCATTCTAACTGCTGCCTTTCCAATGGCAATGGATCTACAGCGCTTGGTGGAGATGGACTATTTGGTAGTGCACTCTGAAGATGCCAGAGGGCCTAGTAGTCTACATGCACCATTACCTTTGCGAGCAGGTGAGCTTCTTGTGCGCAGAGGATTGATAGAGTCAGGGTTGAAGCTGATGGTTAGGCGGGGGCTGTTAAGTCGGATTGCGTCGCATGAAGGGTTCAGCTACATCGCTACCGATGCCGCTCAGCCATTTATATCCTCACTCACATCAAATTATTCTCTTATGTTGTTAGACAGAGCCAAGTGGGCGTATGAGACGTATGGAAGTACACCTACAGATGAAGTCCGAAAAATTACTCATCGAATCTTTAGATGGGCCAGTGAATTTCAGGCTCTTGAACAGAGAGGCTCGGAATAA
- a CDS encoding DUF7683 domain-containing protein → MKYIIEAFDKETELLAFEIALPDGCDAQLAAIMGWSTPQRGDEGYNLSAEQMVAIEKLAGRHFHEENYIFQLTCNTD, encoded by the coding sequence GTGAAGTACATCATTGAAGCTTTTGACAAAGAAACTGAACTTCTAGCCTTTGAGATTGCTCTTCCTGATGGTTGCGATGCTCAGCTAGCAGCAATTATGGGTTGGTCAACACCTCAACGCGGCGATGAGGGATATAACCTTAGTGCCGAGCAGATGGTTGCAATTGAGAAATTAGCGGGCAGGCACTTCCACGAAGAAAACTATATTTTTCAGCTCACATGCAATACAGATTAA
- a CDS encoding MerR family transcriptional regulator: protein MYIGEVARLSGCTPKAIRLYEQMGLISPQRLGSYRRYTPFHLTLLQMICTAQAVGFKLGEMSELLAAKRHDAPFPLALANQGIEAKRQELQAQIQALQLQEQRLTELQAQINRQFAPVVSASAGTRTPA from the coding sequence ATGTACATCGGTGAAGTGGCCAGGTTGTCGGGGTGTACGCCCAAAGCCATTCGTTTGTACGAACAGATGGGGCTGATCAGCCCGCAGCGTCTCGGCAGTTACCGACGCTACACGCCTTTTCACCTGACCTTGCTGCAGATGATTTGCACGGCTCAGGCGGTGGGGTTCAAGTTGGGGGAGATGAGCGAGCTGCTGGCCGCCAAGCGGCATGACGCGCCATTTCCCCTGGCGCTCGCCAATCAGGGGATCGAAGCCAAGCGCCAGGAGCTGCAAGCCCAGATACAGGCCTTGCAGCTTCAGGAACAGCGCCTGACCGAGTTGCAGGCGCAGATAAACCGGCAGTTCGCGCCTGTAGTCAGCGCGTCAGCAGGTACTCGAACGCCTGCCTGA
- a CDS encoding TraX family protein, which translates to MMSTLTASGTNPETQARRDSSLDLIKWLAMLSMVIDHSRYLWPQAEAWLFFVGRLAFPLFCLGVAANVCRSRPGQLFTDANGRYLAWLVAFCVVSELPYRLLSTSSTLNIMPTLLIGLLIAWGVHHQGRHGLLLGLLSLTLAAAMHERLMYGVFGALVPAALVIAIQRPGPAWLLPALLCVLANSRNRWAEGWSGEVVGISIAAEFAAPLIGLWLLRTTITWRIWPVTRWGYFFYPLHLLVFAGIRAVL; encoded by the coding sequence ATGATGTCCACCCTCACGGCATCCGGCACGAACCCGGAAACCCAGGCGAGGCGTGACAGCAGCCTGGATCTGATCAAGTGGCTGGCCATGCTGAGCATGGTCATCGACCACTCGCGTTACCTCTGGCCGCAAGCGGAAGCCTGGCTGTTCTTTGTGGGGCGGCTGGCGTTTCCATTGTTCTGCCTGGGTGTCGCGGCCAACGTTTGCCGCTCACGGCCAGGCCAATTGTTTACCGATGCCAACGGTCGCTATCTGGCGTGGCTGGTGGCCTTCTGCGTTGTCTCCGAACTGCCTTACCGCCTGCTCTCCACCAGTAGCACGCTGAACATCATGCCCACCTTGCTGATCGGCCTGCTGATCGCCTGGGGTGTCCATCATCAGGGACGCCATGGTCTGCTGCTGGGGCTGTTGAGCCTGACCCTGGCCGCAGCGATGCACGAGCGCCTGATGTACGGCGTGTTCGGCGCCCTGGTGCCGGCTGCGCTGGTCATCGCGATCCAGCGGCCTGGGCCCGCGTGGTTGCTGCCGGCGCTGCTCTGTGTGCTCGCCAACAGCCGCAATCGTTGGGCGGAAGGCTGGTCAGGTGAGGTCGTCGGCATCAGCATCGCGGCGGAGTTCGCTGCGCCTCTTATCGGCTTGTGGCTGCTGCGCACGACCATCACCTGGCGCATCTGGCCGGTCACGCGCTGGGGCTATTTCTTCTATCCGCTTCATCTGCTGGTGTTCGCCGGTATTCGCGCGGTGCTATAG
- a CDS encoding coiled-coil domain-containing protein, whose amino-acid sequence MSEFSFQLRCVQFSGPADERHVDFFDGVNVICGASDTGKSYLAETIDYMLGGSELRKIDELEGYDRITLSLESGSGEEWSLERAINGGGFKLIEGSQDGSTVLKATHAHGSIDNLSGFLLDKLGLLGKKVLKSSAKSTLQSLGFRNIARLVIVQEEEIATKGSPFWSGQFTTKTSELATVKLLVTGMDDSAINTPAARAIDNSGKISLLDDLILELNADVGDSKREELEAQLEKIGVTLERHRKSIALNEELISELLEQRQNNVFQRQLVSERIDEITDLFTRFDLLRDHYDVDLARLEAIEESGSMLVYVDAVNCPMCGAAPCNQHLEDDDDAVIRSAVLAASAEIAKIVKLRVDLVRTIDELQIEREELSRGYLDQQKEYDEIEASLKEALSPRKDEEKIDFETLVELRQDLSRKINGFERIDQLTQRKLLLEKESSSAGGKTTAAVSIPDTIGNSLSDKISSILNDWNFPGECKVVFDKGSSDFIIDGKPRGSRGKGLRSITHAAVSLGLLEYAQENSLPHPGFLVLDSPLLAYFAPEGDDDLLLRGSNLKEKFYEYLIRHHSSGSQIIVIENQHPPLEAMRNVYLTVFTNNPHEGRAGLL is encoded by the coding sequence ATGAGTGAATTTAGCTTCCAGTTGCGATGTGTTCAGTTCTCTGGGCCGGCTGATGAGCGACATGTAGATTTTTTTGATGGCGTGAACGTAATTTGTGGTGCGTCGGATACTGGTAAATCCTATCTGGCTGAGACAATCGATTATATGTTAGGTGGCTCTGAGCTTAGAAAAATTGATGAACTGGAGGGGTATGATCGAATAACTTTGTCGTTAGAGTCAGGCTCTGGTGAAGAGTGGAGTTTGGAGCGAGCGATAAATGGTGGAGGCTTTAAGCTGATCGAGGGCAGTCAAGATGGATCAACGGTACTAAAGGCTACTCACGCTCACGGCAGTATAGATAACCTTTCGGGATTCTTGCTCGATAAGCTTGGACTGCTCGGCAAGAAGGTTCTGAAAAGCAGCGCGAAATCCACTTTACAGAGCCTGGGGTTCCGAAACATAGCAAGACTTGTCATTGTCCAGGAGGAAGAGATTGCTACCAAGGGGTCACCGTTCTGGAGCGGTCAATTCACTACAAAAACCTCTGAATTAGCTACCGTTAAATTGCTTGTTACGGGCATGGATGACTCAGCAATCAATACCCCGGCAGCGAGAGCGATCGACAACTCAGGCAAGATTTCTTTGCTTGATGATTTGATTCTCGAGTTGAATGCTGATGTGGGTGACAGCAAGCGCGAAGAGCTCGAGGCTCAGCTTGAAAAAATCGGAGTTACACTAGAGCGACATCGAAAATCGATTGCCCTAAATGAGGAATTAATCTCCGAGCTTTTGGAGCAGCGTCAAAATAACGTATTTCAGCGGCAATTGGTTTCTGAGCGCATTGACGAAATAACTGACCTTTTCACAAGGTTTGACCTCCTTCGTGATCATTATGATGTCGATCTTGCGCGCTTAGAGGCGATTGAAGAAAGTGGCTCTATGCTCGTCTATGTAGATGCAGTGAACTGCCCTATGTGCGGTGCTGCACCGTGCAATCAGCATCTTGAAGATGACGATGACGCGGTTATTCGCTCGGCAGTTCTGGCAGCCTCCGCCGAGATTGCTAAAATTGTAAAGCTCAGGGTCGACCTAGTTCGAACCATTGATGAGCTACAGATTGAAAGAGAGGAGCTTTCAAGAGGCTACCTAGATCAGCAGAAAGAATACGATGAAATCGAGGCTTCTTTAAAGGAAGCGCTATCCCCACGCAAAGATGAAGAAAAAATCGACTTTGAAACCTTGGTTGAACTACGGCAAGATTTGTCAAGGAAAATAAATGGTTTTGAGCGTATCGATCAGTTAACTCAGCGTAAATTATTGCTTGAAAAAGAGAGCTCTTCGGCTGGTGGTAAGACAACGGCCGCAGTCAGCATTCCCGACACTATTGGCAACTCTTTATCAGATAAAATCTCGTCAATTCTGAATGATTGGAATTTTCCTGGCGAGTGTAAGGTTGTGTTTGACAAGGGTTCCAGCGATTTTATTATCGATGGTAAGCCTAGGGGCAGCCGGGGAAAAGGGTTGCGATCCATCACGCATGCGGCTGTTAGCCTAGGATTGCTTGAATATGCGCAAGAAAACTCTTTGCCCCACCCAGGTTTCCTAGTGCTCGACTCTCCGCTTCTTGCCTATTTCGCACCTGAAGGTGATGATGATTTACTTCTGAGAGGAAGTAATTTGAAAGAGAAATTCTATGAGTACTTGATCCGTCACCATAGTAGCGGCAGCCAGATCATAGTAATTGAGAATCAACACCCACCCTTGGAAGCTATGCGGAATGTGTATCTAACAGTTTTTACTAATAACCCACATGAGGGCCGGGCGGGACTTCTGTAG
- a CDS encoding ABC-three component system protein: MGVDIAGFCSPEGFKGTWDNYQCKRYGHPLRPSDIWVEIGKIIYYSFKGHYAPPRKHYFAGSQDIGTTLEQLLSNPEELQFKAEENWGQYCKNGITSTMEIPLSDELLDYFQSFDFSIFSSKSVAELIDGHSRTQFHAVRFGGGLPFRPDSLKPPAVPTGSESRYIRQIFDAYGNHLKRTIIDETDLESHGALKKDYLRQRERFYHAESLRNFARDTVPEGTFAALQDEIFHGVVDVCEDDHADGFARMKATITHSSTIAASANPLASAFKTQDRQGICHQLANDDRLMWVTEND; encoded by the coding sequence TTGGGTGTAGACATCGCAGGCTTTTGCTCTCCTGAAGGATTCAAAGGCACCTGGGATAATTATCAGTGTAAGCGATATGGTCACCCGCTCCGACCTAGTGATATCTGGGTCGAGATTGGGAAGATAATTTACTATTCGTTTAAAGGACATTATGCCCCTCCACGCAAGCATTATTTTGCTGGCTCTCAAGACATCGGAACTACCTTAGAGCAGCTTCTGAGCAATCCTGAGGAGCTACAATTTAAGGCGGAGGAGAATTGGGGCCAATATTGTAAAAATGGGATCACATCGACGATGGAGATTCCGCTATCGGACGAGCTTCTCGATTATTTTCAGTCATTCGATTTCTCAATATTTTCGTCAAAATCCGTTGCCGAACTGATAGATGGTCATAGCCGTACTCAGTTCCATGCCGTGAGGTTTGGTGGTGGACTTCCATTCAGGCCCGACTCATTGAAACCTCCAGCAGTGCCAACCGGAAGTGAAAGCCGCTATATCCGGCAGATATTTGATGCTTATGGGAATCATCTTAAGAGAACCATAATTGACGAGACTGATCTTGAGTCTCACGGCGCACTAAAGAAAGACTATCTCCGGCAGAGAGAGCGTTTTTACCATGCTGAGTCTTTAAGGAACTTCGCTAGAGATACTGTACCTGAAGGTACCTTCGCAGCCCTGCAAGATGAAATATTCCATGGGGTTGTAGATGTTTGTGAGGATGACCATGCAGACGGATTTGCACGAATGAAGGCCACTATTACCCATTCTTCAACCATTGCTGCCTCAGCAAATCCATTAGCCTCAGCATTCAAAACCCAAGATCGTCAGGGCATATGCCATCAGTTGGCAAATGATGATCGGTTAATGTGGGTTACTGAGAATGACTGA